A single Micromonospora sp. CCTCC AA 2012012 DNA region contains:
- a CDS encoding response regulator transcription factor, which translates to MIEDDDRIGRLVTRALEGGGLLTERAASGPAGLDAALHRDFDLVVLDLMLPGLDGRQVLDRLLRRRPEQPVLVLSAVPEISTRVAVLEAGAADFLGKPFAVAELLARVRARMRGTPGGDAARWLSVGPVRLDLHRRRATVDGVDVDLPLREFLLLQHLMTRAGRPCSRDELLADVWGLHFDPGSNVVDVSVRRLRGRLDRPDRIETVRGVGYAYAVD; encoded by the coding sequence GTGATCGAGGACGACGACCGGATCGGGCGCCTGGTCACCCGGGCGCTGGAGGGCGGCGGGCTGCTCACCGAGCGGGCCGCGAGCGGGCCGGCCGGCTTGGACGCCGCGCTGCACCGCGACTTCGACCTGGTGGTGCTGGACCTGATGCTGCCCGGCCTGGACGGCCGGCAGGTGCTCGACCGGCTGCTGCGCCGCCGACCGGAGCAACCGGTGCTGGTGCTCTCCGCCGTGCCGGAGATCAGCACCCGGGTGGCCGTGCTGGAGGCGGGCGCCGCCGACTTCCTCGGCAAGCCGTTCGCGGTGGCCGAGCTGCTGGCCCGGGTACGCGCCCGGATGCGGGGCACGCCGGGCGGCGACGCGGCCCGGTGGCTCAGCGTCGGACCCGTCCGACTGGACCTGCACCGGCGACGGGCCACCGTGGACGGCGTCGACGTGGACCTGCCGCTGCGGGAGTTCCTGCTGCTGCAGCACCTGATGACCCGGGCCGGCCGACCGTGCAGCCGGGACGAGCTGCTGGCCGACGTCTGGGGCCTGCACTTCGATCCCGGCAGCAACGTCGTCGACGTCTCCGTCCGCCGGCTGCGCGGCCGGCTGGACCGTCCGGACCGGATCGAGACGGTACGCGGCGTGGGTTATGCGTACGCCGTCGACTGA
- a CDS encoding sensor histidine kinase: protein MRTPSTDRLLGRVWILFAAVNVVLMWLLPGQETVPFHLVWISLALVYGFTTWPLSWMVAALAAVTTSTGAILAHHAAVGEIRWEETAEEPLMAVIFIVMAWHVHRRHVLLHEMRRIGAAERDRAHRQELLVRLASHELRTPLTIARGYTELLRGTHDDAATLEDTAVMLDELDKATRIAHRLVTLMQLEQPDLVRPVDLDSELSRIVRRWSPTAARDWSAHSTIGLSRVNPERLEAALDCLIENAVKFTRPGDRIALVGRRDATGWTVEVCDSGTGIAAEAVPELLSGPTGRPTATGTGLGLAIVRAVAGSLGGRLTVRPEPSGGARVGLRVPERLPAGPVPAPGGPTRIVDGLRRLPDPDPAR, encoded by the coding sequence ATGCGTACGCCGTCGACTGACCGGCTGCTCGGCCGGGTCTGGATCCTCTTCGCCGCGGTCAACGTGGTGCTGATGTGGCTGCTGCCCGGCCAGGAGACCGTGCCGTTCCACCTGGTCTGGATCAGCCTGGCGCTGGTCTACGGCTTCACCACCTGGCCGCTGTCCTGGATGGTGGCGGCGCTGGCGGCGGTGACCACCAGCACCGGGGCGATCCTCGCCCACCATGCCGCGGTCGGCGAGATCCGCTGGGAGGAGACCGCCGAGGAGCCGCTGATGGCGGTGATCTTCATCGTGATGGCCTGGCACGTGCACCGCCGGCACGTGCTGCTGCACGAGATGCGGCGGATCGGTGCCGCGGAGCGCGACCGCGCCCACCGCCAGGAGCTGCTGGTCCGGCTCGCCTCCCACGAGCTGCGCACCCCGCTGACCATCGCCCGTGGCTACACCGAGCTGCTGCGCGGCACCCACGACGACGCCGCGACCCTGGAGGACACCGCGGTCATGCTGGACGAGCTGGACAAGGCCACCCGGATCGCGCACCGGCTGGTCACCCTGATGCAGCTCGAACAGCCCGACCTCGTACGCCCGGTCGACCTGGACTCCGAGCTGTCCCGGATCGTGCGGCGCTGGTCACCGACGGCCGCCCGGGACTGGTCGGCACACTCGACGATCGGGCTGAGCCGGGTCAACCCCGAACGGCTGGAGGCGGCGCTCGACTGCCTGATCGAGAACGCGGTCAAGTTCACCCGGCCCGGCGACCGGATCGCGCTGGTCGGCCGGCGCGACGCGACCGGCTGGACGGTGGAGGTGTGCGACTCGGGCACCGGCATCGCCGCCGAGGCGGTGCCGGAGCTGCTGTCCGGGCCGACCGGTCGCCCCACCGCGACCGGCACCGGGCTGGGCCTGGCGATCGTCCGCGCGGTCGCCGGCTCGCTGGGCGGGCGGCTCACCGTCCGGCCGGAGCCCTCCGGCGGCGCCCGGGTCGGCCTGCGGGTGCCCGAGCGGCTGCCGGCCGGCCCGGTGCCCGCCCCCGGCGGCCCGACCCGGATCGTCGACGGCCTGCGCCGCCTGCCCGACCCCGACCCGGCCCGCTGA
- a CDS encoding DMT family transporter, protein MILAVLAALVAAFSFALSTTMHQRAAKRQPESRALDPRLLFRLVRTRLWQLGWAPDVAGVVSQTVALRYGPLAVVQPLLASGLFMAILIEAAWNRRPVQHRDLAATVVGVVGLVAFVVTVDPRAGVADPGATAWWWVATGTGGVVAACLLAARRTRGAARGALLGVATGVLYGVASALLKSVATRFHGDLAALVLDPRLAALVLVGLVGVQVNQSAFQSGRIAAPLTALTLTEPVTGVVIGLTAFREALSLSGLRIPLVVLAVVAIVVGIWLGGTAPRADREAAARDSGR, encoded by the coding sequence GTGATCCTCGCGGTGCTGGCCGCGCTCGTCGCGGCCTTCTCCTTCGCCCTCTCCACGACGATGCACCAGCGGGCCGCGAAGCGGCAGCCGGAGAGCCGGGCGCTGGATCCCCGGCTGCTGTTCCGGCTCGTGCGCACCCGGCTCTGGCAGCTCGGCTGGGCGCCGGACGTGGCCGGGGTGGTGTCCCAGACGGTGGCCCTGCGCTACGGCCCGTTGGCCGTCGTGCAGCCCCTGCTGGCCAGCGGGCTCTTCATGGCCATCCTGATCGAGGCCGCCTGGAACCGGCGGCCGGTGCAGCACCGGGACCTGGCCGCGACCGTCGTCGGCGTGGTCGGGCTGGTGGCGTTCGTGGTCACCGTCGACCCGCGGGCCGGGGTCGCGGATCCGGGCGCGACCGCGTGGTGGTGGGTGGCGACGGGCACCGGTGGGGTGGTGGCCGCCTGTCTGCTGGCCGCCCGGCGGACCCGGGGTGCCGCCCGGGGCGCGTTGCTCGGCGTGGCCACCGGCGTCCTCTACGGCGTCGCCTCGGCCCTGCTCAAGTCGGTGGCGACCCGCTTCCACGGCGACCTGGCGGCGCTGGTCCTGGACCCGAGGCTCGCGGCGCTGGTGCTGGTGGGCCTGGTCGGCGTCCAGGTCAACCAGAGCGCCTTCCAGAGTGGGCGGATCGCCGCCCCGTTGACCGCGCTGACCCTGACCGAGCCGGTCACCGGCGTCGTGATCGGGTTGACCGCCTTCCGGGAGGCGCTCTCCCTGTCCGGCCTCCGGATCCCGCTGGTCGTGCTCGCCGTGGTGGCCATCGTGGTCGGCATCTGGCTGGGCGGCACGGCCCCGCGCGCCGACCGGGAAGCCGCCGCCCGGGACTCGGGCCGGTGA
- a CDS encoding polysaccharide deacetylase family protein, whose translation MTGAAGRLLAGAGTAAALHLAPAVTALPGRSGRLLPGLAGLGPPDRVALTFDDGPDPESTPRFLEVLAAHRVRATFFLLGSRLLRSPALGREIVAAGHEVALHGWDHRNLLRRGPVGTWRDLAGGRALIAAVTGRPPRFFRPPYGVLTGAALLAAHRLALRPVLWTCWGRDWTGSATPESVLRTLRSGLTGGGTVLLHDASCGTAAPGAWRAGLAALPRLLDECRRRGWTVGPLAEHGSAAR comes from the coding sequence GTGACCGGTGCGGCCGGGCGGCTGCTGGCCGGGGCGGGCACGGCCGCCGCGCTGCACCTCGCCCCGGCGGTCACCGCGCTGCCGGGACGGTCCGGGCGGCTGCTGCCCGGGCTCGCCGGGCTGGGCCCGCCGGACCGGGTGGCGTTGACCTTCGACGACGGTCCCGACCCCGAGTCCACGCCCCGGTTCCTGGAGGTGCTGGCCGCGCACCGGGTGCGGGCCACCTTCTTCCTGCTCGGCTCCCGGCTGCTCCGCTCGCCCGCCCTCGGCCGGGAGATCGTGGCGGCCGGTCACGAGGTGGCCCTGCACGGCTGGGACCACCGGAACCTGCTGCGGCGCGGACCGGTCGGCACGTGGCGTGACCTGGCCGGCGGCCGGGCGCTGATCGCCGCCGTCACCGGCCGCCCCCCGCGCTTCTTCCGCCCGCCGTACGGGGTGCTGACCGGCGCGGCGCTGCTCGCCGCCCACCGGTTGGCGTTGCGGCCGGTGCTCTGGACCTGCTGGGGGCGGGACTGGACGGGCTCGGCCACTCCGGAGTCGGTGCTGCGCACCCTCCGTTCCGGCCTGACCGGTGGGGGCACGGTGCTGCTGCACGACGCCTCCTGCGGCACGGCGGCCCCGGGGGCCTGGCGGGCCGGCCTGGCCGCGCTGCCCCGGCTGCTCGACGAGTGCCGGCGGCGGGGCTGGACGGTGGGCCCGCTGGCCGAGCACGGCAGCGCGGCGCGGTGA
- a CDS encoding MGDG synthase family glycosyltransferase, translated as MTGKRARMKGRGRIVVVSADVGAGHDTAAAELARRLRDRGFTVDRRNLLDVLPRPARWAFREAYRGILRWLPWGYEALFTLTSRSRLTVSVVRALLRPVRHRLGRVIPPDTRAVVTTYPFANQLLGPLRRQGQLVVPVISYVTDFVVHPTWLSPGVDVYCTVRHAEVQPSGAADGIDVAVVQPLISAAFAGPSPIDRRQARRRFGLPDGERLALIVAGAWGAGEVETTVAEIAAAGIVRPVVVCGRNEALYERLRQEREHVFGWVDDMPALMRAVDVVVENAGGLTCQEALACGVPVLTYRPIPGHGRANASILDRAGLTRWVPTAAHLRPALAALADGDHRPAPGPGSRVDPAGVVADAATVPGGAGAYDGRRGRFRTDSLGDAVAVVVALLQSPGGPR; from the coding sequence GTGACGGGTAAGCGCGCCCGCATGAAGGGCCGGGGTCGCATCGTGGTGGTGTCGGCGGACGTGGGCGCCGGCCACGACACCGCCGCGGCCGAACTGGCGCGCCGACTGCGCGACCGGGGCTTCACGGTGGACCGGCGCAACCTCCTCGACGTGCTGCCCCGACCGGCCCGCTGGGCCTTCCGGGAGGCGTACCGGGGCATCCTGCGCTGGCTCCCGTGGGGCTACGAGGCGCTGTTCACCCTGACCAGCCGGTCCCGGCTGACCGTTTCGGTGGTCCGTGCCCTGCTGCGTCCCGTCCGGCACCGACTGGGTCGGGTGATCCCGCCGGACACCCGGGCGGTGGTGACCACCTATCCGTTCGCCAACCAGCTCCTCGGGCCGCTGCGTCGGCAGGGGCAGCTGGTCGTCCCGGTCATCTCGTACGTCACGGACTTCGTGGTCCACCCCACCTGGCTCAGCCCCGGCGTGGACGTCTACTGCACCGTCCGGCACGCCGAGGTGCAGCCCTCCGGGGCCGCCGACGGGATCGACGTGGCGGTCGTGCAGCCGCTGATCTCCGCCGCGTTCGCCGGTCCGTCGCCGATCGACCGACGGCAGGCCAGGCGGCGGTTCGGGCTGCCCGACGGAGAGCGCCTGGCACTGATCGTGGCCGGGGCGTGGGGCGCCGGGGAGGTGGAGACCACGGTGGCCGAGATCGCCGCCGCCGGGATCGTCCGACCGGTGGTGGTCTGCGGTCGCAACGAGGCGCTGTACGAGCGGCTGCGGCAGGAACGGGAGCACGTCTTCGGCTGGGTCGACGACATGCCGGCGCTGATGCGGGCGGTGGACGTCGTGGTGGAGAACGCGGGCGGGCTGACCTGTCAGGAGGCGCTGGCGTGCGGGGTGCCGGTGCTGACGTACCGGCCGATCCCCGGGCACGGCCGGGCGAACGCCTCGATCCTGGACCGGGCCGGCCTCACCCGGTGGGTGCCGACCGCCGCACACCTGCGCCCGGCGCTGGCCGCGCTCGCCGACGGGGATCACCGGCCCGCTCCCGGACCGGGTTCCCGGGTCGACCCGGCCGGCGTGGTCGCCGACGCGGCCACCGTGCCCGGCGGCGCCGGGGCGTACGACGGGCGGCGCGGACGCTTCCGCACCGACTCGCTCGGCGACGCGGTGGCGGTGGTCGTGGCGCTGCTCCAGTCGCCGGGCGGGCCGCGGTGA
- a CDS encoding lysylphosphatidylglycerol synthase transmembrane domain-containing protein, translated as MRARRAPISPRTVFLLMMLVLLGVFVLTRRAQVTAALHALRDADPATVTAALLASAATIPLAAWGLRLAAADRIPFGTTVAVQLASAFVNRLAPGAVGGVALSLRYLRRQGLPMPVAATTVAVDRITGVLAVALLLPVLLPFARGSGHHLLAATVRRGPTLLLAAAVTLLVVAVLLAVPRLRARVRTARRQAVTALRSLARSGRVLRLLGASAALTLTYAGALWLSLLAVGLQAEAALLAPVVLVSVVGEGVASAAPTPGGLGATEAALVSGLLLYGVPVDTAVAGVLVYRLATFWLPVLPGYLALRVLVRRQVI; from the coding sequence ATGCGGGCCCGCCGCGCGCCGATCAGCCCCCGGACCGTGTTCCTGCTGATGATGCTCGTGCTGCTGGGCGTCTTCGTGCTGACCCGGCGCGCCCAGGTGACCGCCGCGCTGCACGCCCTGCGGGACGCCGACCCGGCGACGGTGACCGCCGCCCTGCTCGCCTCGGCGGCCACCATCCCGCTCGCCGCCTGGGGACTGCGGCTCGCGGCGGCCGACCGGATCCCGTTCGGCACCACCGTCGCGGTGCAACTGGCGTCGGCCTTCGTCAACCGGCTCGCGCCCGGTGCCGTCGGCGGGGTGGCGCTCAGCCTCCGCTACCTGCGCCGACAGGGTCTGCCGATGCCGGTCGCCGCCACCACCGTCGCCGTCGACCGGATCACCGGGGTGCTGGCGGTGGCCCTGCTGCTGCCCGTCCTGCTGCCGTTCGCCCGCGGCTCCGGACACCACCTGCTGGCCGCCACCGTCCGCCGGGGCCCCACCCTGCTGCTCGCCGCGGCGGTCACGCTGCTGGTGGTGGCGGTGCTGCTCGCGGTGCCCCGGCTGCGGGCCCGGGTGCGGACCGCCCGCCGGCAGGCGGTCACCGCGCTGCGCTCGCTGGCCCGCAGCGGCCGGGTCCTGCGGCTGCTGGGCGCCAGCGCGGCGCTCACCCTCACCTACGCGGGAGCGCTCTGGCTGAGCCTGCTCGCGGTGGGGCTCCAGGCCGAAGCGGCCCTGCTCGCGCCGGTGGTGCTGGTCTCCGTGGTGGGGGAGGGCGTGGCCTCCGCCGCACCGACGCCCGGCGGCCTCGGCGCCACCGAGGCGGCCCTGGTCTCCGGGCTGCTGCTCTACGGCGTCCCGGTGGACACCGCCGTGGCCGGGGTCCTGGTCTACCGGCTCGCCACCTTCTGGCTCCCCGTCCTGCCGGGTTACCTGGCGTTGCGGGTGCTGGTCCGCCGGCAGGTGATCTGA
- a CDS encoding D-alanyl-D-alanine carboxypeptidase family protein, protein MRARLLGAAVAAVLVTVGTPVPASAAPAARAAAAAPLPCPKAPAPRVTRPPRPVPPPAVPADRTVGGPALDTPGLVTPAGAPAPPAVTATSWLVADLDTGAVLGACGPHEYGTPASVQKLLLAATMMPKLDPNQQVTVTPADLAITPGSSAVGLLPGGRYTVGTIWLGLLLNSGNEAANVLARLGGGTEGVAGGIRAMNEEARHLGARQTHAVTASGLDGQGQFTSAYDLALIARVCFADPLFQRYTLTERTQIPAQPALKKGGFQIQNENQLIYRYPGALGGKTGFTELARHSYVGAAQRNGRRLVVTLLGAEARPVRGWQQGAQLLDWGFALPRDASVGRLVAPGELDRAAEAAPSPAPAAPTPPPPWRGPAATAGQRIADGDWRVILPVAGVAAVLVGGVAALLAARRRPRRRG, encoded by the coding sequence ATGAGAGCTCGGCTCCTGGGCGCCGCAGTCGCCGCCGTACTCGTCACCGTCGGCACGCCGGTCCCGGCGTCGGCCGCGCCCGCCGCGCGGGCCGCCGCCGCGGCGCCGTTGCCCTGCCCGAAGGCGCCCGCGCCGAGGGTGACCCGACCGCCCCGCCCGGTGCCGCCGCCCGCCGTGCCCGCGGACCGGACCGTCGGCGGCCCCGCGCTCGACACGCCCGGCCTGGTGACGCCGGCCGGCGCGCCCGCGCCGCCGGCCGTCACCGCCACCAGCTGGCTGGTCGCGGACCTGGACACCGGCGCGGTGCTCGGTGCCTGCGGCCCGCACGAGTACGGCACCCCGGCCAGCGTGCAGAAGCTGCTGCTCGCCGCGACGATGATGCCGAAGCTGGACCCGAACCAGCAGGTCACGGTGACCCCCGCCGACCTGGCCATCACCCCGGGCAGCTCCGCCGTCGGTCTGCTGCCCGGCGGCCGGTACACCGTCGGCACGATCTGGTTGGGGCTGCTGCTGAACTCCGGCAACGAGGCCGCCAACGTGCTGGCCCGGCTCGGTGGCGGCACCGAGGGCGTCGCCGGTGGGATCCGCGCGATGAACGAGGAGGCCCGCCACCTCGGTGCCCGGCAGACCCACGCCGTCACCGCCTCCGGGCTGGACGGCCAGGGGCAGTTCACCAGCGCCTACGACCTGGCGCTGATCGCCCGGGTCTGCTTCGCCGACCCGCTGTTCCAGCGCTACACCCTCACCGAGCGCACGCAGATCCCGGCGCAGCCCGCCCTGAAGAAGGGCGGCTTCCAGATCCAGAACGAGAACCAGCTCATCTACCGGTACCCCGGCGCCCTCGGCGGCAAGACCGGCTTCACCGAGCTGGCCCGGCACAGCTACGTCGGCGCCGCCCAGCGCAACGGTCGACGACTCGTCGTCACCCTGCTCGGCGCCGAGGCCCGGCCGGTCCGGGGCTGGCAGCAGGGCGCCCAACTGCTCGACTGGGGCTTCGCCCTGCCCCGGGACGCCTCGGTCGGCCGCCTGGTCGCGCCCGGCGAACTCGACCGGGCGGCCGAGGCGGCGCCCAGCCCCGCCCCGGCCGCGCCGACCCCGCCGCCACCGTGGCGCGGCCCGGCCGCCACCGCCGGCCAGCGGATCGCCGACGGCGACTGGCGGGTCATCCTCCCGGTGGCCGGTGTCGCCGCCGTGCTGGTGGGTGGGGTGGCGGCGCTGCTGGCCGCCCGCCGCCGCCCCCGCCGCCGCGGCTGA
- a CDS encoding glycoside hydrolase family 6 protein: protein MTRARRTVPALVLALVALLAVGCVHVPDTTLRPEPPAVRYAPPLHPFRGATLHVDRETAAARWQAAHGGSWLDPVTGRPQARWVNDPRDIPAVATLAQRARQRGELPVLVAYWIPNRGCGNFREGAPDAAAYREYVTKLIRALGRTRSVVVMEPDAIAADCFDAARGKLIADATARLAKAGHAVYLDAGHARWRSTGETAQRLLTAGITAAEGFAVNVANRQTTDESYRWGRELSDLVGGREFVIDTSRNGVGPPPDDPARDDEWCNPARQALGPPPRPVTDRPGLAALLWIKDPGESDGKCGGERTYLFTPTQARTLIAAASWLPAVQRAAARAARPAPVVDAG, encoded by the coding sequence GTGACCCGGGCCCGCCGGACCGTACCGGCCCTCGTTCTCGCCCTCGTCGCCCTGCTGGCCGTGGGGTGCGTACACGTACCCGACACCACGCTGCGTCCCGAGCCGCCGGCGGTCCGCTACGCCCCGCCGCTGCACCCGTTCCGCGGCGCCACCCTGCACGTCGACCGGGAGACCGCGGCGGCCCGGTGGCAGGCCGCGCACGGCGGGAGCTGGCTGGACCCGGTCACCGGGCGACCGCAGGCCCGCTGGGTAAACGACCCGCGGGACATTCCCGCGGTGGCCACCCTCGCCCAGCGGGCCCGGCAGCGCGGCGAGCTGCCGGTCCTGGTCGCGTACTGGATCCCGAACCGGGGGTGCGGGAACTTCCGCGAGGGCGCGCCGGACGCCGCCGCCTACCGGGAGTACGTGACGAAGCTGATCCGGGCGTTGGGGCGTACCCGGTCGGTGGTGGTGATGGAGCCGGACGCGATCGCCGCCGACTGCTTCGACGCCGCCCGGGGCAAGCTGATCGCCGACGCGACGGCCCGGCTGGCGAAAGCGGGCCACGCCGTCTATCTGGACGCGGGGCACGCGCGGTGGCGCTCGACGGGGGAGACCGCGCAGCGGCTGCTCACCGCCGGCATCACCGCCGCCGAGGGGTTCGCGGTGAACGTGGCCAACCGGCAGACCACCGACGAGAGCTACCGCTGGGGGCGGGAGCTGTCCGACCTCGTCGGCGGCCGGGAGTTCGTGATCGACACCTCCCGCAACGGCGTCGGCCCCCCGCCGGACGACCCGGCCCGCGACGACGAGTGGTGCAACCCGGCCCGGCAGGCCCTGGGGCCGCCGCCCCGGCCCGTCACCGACCGGCCCGGACTCGCCGCGCTGCTCTGGATCAAGGACCCGGGGGAGTCGGACGGGAAGTGCGGGGGCGAGCGGACGTACCTGTTCACCCCGACCCAGGCGCGGACGTTGATCGCCGCCGCCTCCTGGCTGCCGGCGGTGCAGCGGGCCGCGGCCCGGGCGGCCCGTCCCGCACCGGTCGTCGACGCCGGCTGA
- a CDS encoding glycosyltransferase family 39 protein gives MTSTIEPPTIDLRTVADIDRALPAHRRARVGLQVWAARHGRSIALLVPLLALVGTIHAVGMSTFPGYVDDPGTYLSQAWSLRYEGQLSPYSYFYDHAPGGWIQLAAWAALTDGFDRYESAIAFGNECMLIAKVAAAGLLFVLARRLGLGRVAAAVAVLLFGLSPLAVVYGRWTFLDNLVTPWLLLAFVLAYSPRRSIAAGIGAALAFAMAALTKETSLLLLPAFGWAMVQNLDRRNRPQVLVTAGFAGALLMAMYPLFALFKGELFEGPGHNSLLGTAQWQLDGRSSSGSVLDAGSATHQQVLNWFQYDHWLPLLGLAALPVALLVRRLRPAALALAIGWLVLVRGGYVPFMHVINLLPWSALLIAGVGSAIAGTPGLVPTGWLRRRARQGFGYGFRVATAALLLIGLAGVTTVAWTPRLHQMATVSQEQPLRSATTWVARNVPRDKTLVVHDAIWTDLVHHYGFNPRPVIVYKLDTDPAVRREVRRVDYLVVPDWYYRTADAAEKYPTLMEARKHAVPVASFGSGDDRVQVLRVSEHWMLP, from the coding sequence GTGACCAGCACGATCGAGCCACCCACCATCGACCTGCGCACCGTCGCCGACATCGACCGGGCGCTGCCCGCCCACCGCCGGGCCCGCGTCGGGCTCCAGGTGTGGGCCGCCCGGCACGGCCGCAGCATCGCGCTGCTGGTGCCGCTGCTCGCCCTCGTCGGCACGATCCACGCGGTCGGCATGTCGACCTTCCCCGGGTACGTCGACGACCCCGGCACCTACCTGTCCCAGGCCTGGTCCCTGCGCTACGAGGGACAGCTCTCGCCCTACTCGTACTTCTACGACCACGCGCCCGGCGGCTGGATCCAGCTCGCCGCCTGGGCGGCGCTGACCGACGGTTTCGACCGGTACGAGTCGGCGATCGCCTTCGGCAACGAGTGCATGCTGATCGCCAAGGTGGCCGCCGCCGGTCTGCTCTTCGTGCTGGCCCGCCGCCTCGGGCTGGGCCGGGTCGCCGCCGCGGTGGCCGTGCTGCTGTTCGGCCTGTCGCCGCTGGCCGTCGTCTACGGCCGCTGGACGTTCCTCGACAACCTGGTCACCCCGTGGCTGCTGCTGGCGTTCGTGCTGGCGTACTCGCCACGCCGCAGCATCGCCGCCGGCATCGGCGCGGCGCTCGCCTTCGCCATGGCGGCGCTCACCAAGGAGACGTCGCTGTTGCTGCTACCGGCCTTCGGCTGGGCCATGGTGCAGAACCTGGACCGTCGCAACCGGCCGCAGGTGCTGGTGACCGCCGGCTTCGCCGGTGCCCTGCTGATGGCGATGTACCCGCTGTTCGCCCTCTTCAAGGGCGAACTGTTCGAGGGGCCCGGGCACAACAGCCTGCTCGGCACCGCGCAGTGGCAGCTCGACGGTCGGTCCTCCAGCGGTTCGGTCCTCGACGCCGGCAGCGCCACCCACCAGCAGGTGCTCAACTGGTTCCAGTACGACCACTGGCTGCCCCTGCTCGGTCTCGCCGCGCTGCCGGTGGCCCTGCTGGTGCGCCGGCTGCGACCCGCCGCGCTCGCCCTCGCGATCGGCTGGCTGGTGCTGGTGCGCGGCGGCTACGTGCCGTTCATGCACGTGATCAACCTGCTGCCGTGGAGCGCCCTGCTGATCGCCGGGGTGGGCAGCGCGATCGCCGGCACCCCGGGCCTGGTCCCGACCGGCTGGCTCCGCCGCCGGGCGAGGCAGGGCTTCGGGTACGGCTTCCGCGTCGCCACCGCCGCGTTGCTGCTGATCGGGCTGGCCGGCGTCACCACCGTCGCCTGGACGCCGCGGCTGCACCAGATGGCGACGGTCAGCCAGGAGCAGCCGCTCCGGTCGGCGACCACCTGGGTGGCCCGCAACGTGCCCCGCGACAAGACCCTCGTCGTGCACGACGCCATCTGGACGGACCTGGTGCACCACTACGGCTTCAACCCCCGACCGGTGATCGTCTACAAGCTCGACACCGACCCGGCGGTCCGGCGGGAGGTACGGCGGGTCGACTACCTGGTGGTGCCCGACTGGTACTACCGCACCGCCGACGCCGCCGAGAAGTACCCGACGCTGATGGAGGCCCGCAAGCACGCGGTGCCGGTGGCGAGCTTCGGTTCCGGCGACGACCGGGTGCAGGTGCTGCGGGTCAGCGAACACTGGATGCTGCCGTGA